The following coding sequences are from one Nicotiana tabacum cultivar K326 chromosome 1, ASM71507v2, whole genome shotgun sequence window:
- the LOC142163979 gene encoding uncharacterized protein LOC142163979 yields MSLGIDVFGSKSMSSGNFNVMITSEPLMGGSNYLAWALSVELWCKGQGVQDHLIKQSSEGDEKAIALWAKIDAQLCSILWRSIDSKLMPLFRPFQTCYLVWAKARTLYTNDISRFYDVISRMTNLKKQELDMSTYLGQVHAVMEEFETLMPVSASVSKQQEQRQKMFLVLTLAGLPHDLDSVRDQILILDSYVLASQTVDVRASQAMENRRGGGRFGRSRPKCSYCHKLGHTREMCYSLNGRPPKNAYVAQSETTGNQGFSVSKEEYNELLQYRASKQTSPQVASVAQTDTPIAGNSFACVSQSSTLGPWPMDVKLRHKELDKPTHCLLSS; encoded by the exons ATGTCTTTGGGAATTGATGTTTTTGGGTCTAAAAGCATGAGTTCTGGAAATTTTAATGTTATGATTACctcggaacctttaatgggaggttcaaactacttagcttgggctttatctgtcgagttgtggtgtaaaggtcaagGTGTGCAAGATCATCTGATTAAACAGTCTAGCGAAGGAGATGAAAAGGCGATAGCGCTTTGGGCAAAAATTGATGCTCAattatgtagcatcttgtggcgttctattgattctaagttgatgcctttgtttcggccattccagacatgttatttggtttgggcaaaggctCGTACGTTATATACTAATGAtatatctcgcttctatgatgtgatatcacggatgacaaacttaaagaagcaagaattagatatgtctacttacttgggtcaggtacatgcagtcatggaggaatttgagacattgatgccagtttctgctagtgtgtcaaaacaacaagagcagcgacaaaaaatgtttctagttcttacactcgctggacttcctcatgatcttgattcagtacgagaccagattttg atacttgattcctATGTTCTTGCATCCCAGACAGTGGATGTTCGGGCATCTCAAGCTATGGAGAATAGACGAGGAGGCGGTCGTTTTGggagatctagacccaagtgttcttattgtcacaaacttggacacactcgcgAAATGTGTTATTCCTTAAATGGCCGTCCACCCAAAAATGCCTACGTTGCTCAGAGCGAGACTACAGGTAACCAGGGCTTTTCtgtatctaaagaagaatataatgagctccttcagtatcgagcaagtaagcaaacatctccacaagtagcctcagttgcccagactgacactcctattgctggtaattcttttgcttgtgtttctcagtctagtactcttggaccatgg ccaatggatgtcaaactaaggcacAAGGAGTTGGACAAGCCAACCCATTGTCTTCTATCAtcctag